From Choristoneura fumiferana chromosome 7, NRCan_CFum_1, whole genome shotgun sequence, the proteins below share one genomic window:
- the LOC141429896 gene encoding minichromosome maintenance domain-containing protein 2-like — protein MELRCKLLLYLDKRRFLLDIKDSCEKFLEELNEKSLRFPPFRYVLEVDVMDVLDLFPDLGELLLQEPLKWQQFSNEILYSCLLAVNRSAQCVEFPQVAVILRLKSVPTVLHRVNPHNFTGLVHFQGLLLAISKPTSYAYHTVWSCPEECEGSDVILQRIPRVPPKCYVCRSVLFENSGLKRCGEQVAATFLLKNHLLTKKFMVTDDLITKLNLGSKYNIYAVILNKITSTWSIEEIVGLPAPITSPIPLDISELYRACDGLPCTFIFCLASSIGLTVCPLNTFMQLKISLLMSLATVKANELIESKIIHVLAASFDTRYVGELMIEAAKLADSSSVLGTSNTMTSTTLISSSGGICVMPLPLHSYNQKQISAVLTSIESSEITTETGRARLRCAVWAQGMDFKKILLFNVANVFGTVCRGDLGEYSEELVDFALQKAMEPEEISEEEMKARKDLASYLDLVAGIQVSLDNHTERLLRNYMLTARRELPKGVSVGNMEALVLTCLTSARLCGRAVANVNDAVFAIWLHISGCPEPRIAPDEYLQPPADVKKLRKTIDGFKNWLEQFTCIMDFE, from the coding sequence ATGGAATTGCGTTGTAAACTCTTGCTATATTTGGATAAAAGGCGCTTTTTGCTAGACATCAAGGATTCTTGTGAGAAGTTTTTAGAAGAACTGAATGAAAAGTCACTGCGTTTCCCGCCATTTCGGTACGTACTAGAAGTTGACGTCATGGATGTACTCGACCTGTTTCCAGACCTCGGGGAGCTTTTGCTTCAGGAACCATTAAAGTGGCAGCAATTTAGCAACGAAATCCTATATTCTTGTCTACTGGCTGTTAATAGATCTGCTCAATGTGTAGAATTTCCTCAAGTCGCTGTTATATTGCGATTAAAAAGTGTACCCACAGTTTTGCATCGTGTTAATCCTCATAACTTTACTGGGTTGGTACATTTCCAAGGGCTTCTTCTGGCGATCTCAAAGCCTACGAGCTACGCATACCATACCGTTTGGTCCTGCCCCGAAGAGTGTGAAGGCAGTGATGTAATCCTACAGCGCATACCACGCGTACCGCCGAAATGTTATGTATGCAGAAGTGTCTTATTTGAGAACAGTGGTTTGAAAAGATGCGGCGAACAAGTAGCAGCTACGTTTCTGTTGAAAAACCATCTGTTAACTAAAAAGTTTATGGTCACTGATGATTTGATTACCAAACTTAATTTGGgttctaaatataatatttacgcCGTTATCTTAAACAAAATAACGTCGACATGGTCTATAGAAGAAATTGTGGGCTTACCGGCTCCAATAACAAGTCCTATTCCTTTAGACATTTCAGAATTATATAGAGCATGCGATGGATTGCCGTGCACCTTCATATTCTGTCTTGCTTCCAGTATAGGATTGACCGTTTGTCCTTTGAATACTTTTATGCAACTAAAGATCAGCCTTCTGATGAGTCTGGCAACCGTTAAAGCTAATGAACTGATAGAGTCAAAAATAATCCACGTTCTTGCCGCAAGCTTTGACACACGATACGTCGGAGAACTTATGATTGAGGCAGCGAAACTTGCCGACAGTTCAAGCGTTTTAGGAACTTCGAACACCATGACCTCGACTACGTTAATATCTAGCTCTGGCGGGATCTGTGTCATGCCTCTACCACTGCACTCTTACAATCAAAAGCAAATTTCGGCGGTTCTCACATCAATTGAGAGCAGCGAAATTACAACTGAAACAGGTCGGGCGAGACTTCGTTGTGCTGTTTGGGCGCAAGGGAtggatttcaaaaaaatactgcTCTTTAACGTGGCCAATGTCTTCGGAACAGTCTGCCGAGGGGACCTCGGGGAATATAGTGAGGAACTAGTAGACTTTGCTCTACAGAAAGCTATGGAGCCAGAGGAAATTAGCGAAGAAGAAATGAAGGCACGCAAAGACTTGGCGTCGTATCTAGACTTGGTTGCTGGGATACAGGTGTCGTTAGACAATCACACAGAAAGGCTTCTGAGGAATTACATGTTGACGGCACGGCGCGAGTTGCCAAAAGGTGTTTCCGTTGGGAATATGGAGGCGCTGGTGTTGACTTGCTTGACTTCGGCTAGACTGTGTGGTAGAGCTGTAGCCAACGTTAATGACGCGGTATTTGCGATTTGGCTCCACATTAGCGGATGTCCGGAACCGAGGATCGCACCAGATGAATACTTGCAACCACCGGCTGATGTTAAGAAGCTGAGAAAAACAATAGACGGTTTTAAGAACTGGCTGGAACAATTCACTTGCATAATGGATTTTGAGTAA
- the IKKbeta gene encoding inhibitor of nuclear factor kappa B kinase subunit beta, with protein sequence MNDLVFIGDWTKDRVLGSGSFGVVVLWRHNRTDEKLAIKTCKWSDELNDKHRERWTKEVEMLQNTNNANIVSTKELPPEFSKGLERVNPSRLPILCMEYCGGGDLRQLLNKAEFCAGLREPQVRQILSDIRNAMQFLHSNRITHRDLKPENVVLQIIDSPSKNNLGVQSPKKIVYKLIDLGYAKEIDSNSVCASFVGTLQYLAPELFASKSYSNSVDFWSFGLLAFEIICGTRPFLPYLAPVQWIPQVKKKLHDNICVYETHHGDIEYSNEIFPENYISKPLKEFLEKWLRIALEWDPKLRGRDAPSKVTFNIPTEQQATAASKIVIFDLLEDILSKKIVKVFSVSTLSQHAYEIDEKTNIQALKKFLQNDTKITADKQIIISPKNYLNIGDDELVINYWNESCTNMLYVFDKTLILKDVIEPIVPKAIQRALKENQKALYNFKNSQNLYKNGVFFVLSQVEMYESLIHSLFARAESLKHEGKLLLLKHNTVDKCIGKLIEKQELITNMTETGKKHVERLREDGTGVNYLGGFDKLFKDIDDRSEKVTKLQLAWTQLSVRLQSATRRSNEVLSIEINNFVARNNFQSLLSETLKTYVNFKKGEFFNDQRTKEKPCTDIIKLCYECLKLRCKIVLEMSHQPFMLKLMDLNTEFTKISDIITNAADNNDKLNTDLTTLSNELTDCMWATISLLSSEADDLANLPYSVVSFQKRDFKIGESVSSHCIKVLNKVEEDEKLKNLIEESLKLRKNHSQLTEKLTMQRELLKKTDFDYSFLAK encoded by the coding sequence ATGAACGACTTAGTTTTTATCGGAGACTGGACAAAGGATCGAGTGCTAGGGTCCGGAAGTTTTGGTGTCGTTGTGCTCTGGCGGCACAATAGGACCGATGAAAAATTAGCCATCAAAACCTGCAAGTGGTCCGATGAACTCAATGATAAGCACAGGGAAAGATGGACGAAAGAAGTGGAAATGCTACAAAATACGAATAATGCTAACATAGTGAGTACTAAGGAATTGCCTCCAGAATTTTCTAAAGGGTTAGAGCGCGTCAATCCGTCGCGCCTACCTATATTATGCATGGAGTACTGCGGCGGCGGAGACTTGCGGCAGCTTCTCAACAAAGCAGAATTCTGTGCGGGTCTCAGGGAACCGCAAGTAAGACAAATTCTTAGTGATATCAGAAATGCTATGCAGTTCCTTCACAGCAACAGAATCACTCACCGGGATCTGAAACCCGAAAATGTTGTACTGCAGATAATTGACAGTCCTTCAAAGAACAACCTTGGTGTCCAATCACCAAAGAAAATAGTCTACAAACTTATAGACCTAGGTTATGCGAAAGAAATTGACTCAAACTCTGTCTGTGCAAGCTTTGTGGGAACTTTACAGTATCTAGCTCCAGAGTTATTTGCCAGCAAATCATACAGCAACTCTGTTGATTTTTGGTCTTTTGGGCTCCTTGCATTTGAGATAATTTGTGGTACAAGACCTTTTCTCCCATACTTGGCACCCGTCCAGTGGATACCTCAAGTGAAAAAGAAATTGCATGATAATATCTGTGTATATGAAACACATCATGGTGACATAGAATATtcaaatgaaatatttcctGAAAATTATATCTCAAAGCCCCTTAaagaatttttagaaaaatggtTGCGTATTGCATTAGAGTGGGACCCTAAACTGAGAGGGAGGGATGCTCCATCAAAGGTCACCTTCAACATACCAACAGAACAACAGGCAACAGCAGCTAGTAAAATTGTGATCTTTGACCTACTTGAAGATATTTTGTCTAAAAAGATAGTCAAGGTATTTTCGGTATCCACACTTTCCCAACATGCTTATGAAATAGATGAGAAAACAAATATACAGGCATTGAAAAAATTCCTCCAAAATGACACCAAGATTACAGCAGacaaacaaattataatatCGCCCAAAAATTATCTTAACATTGGAGATGATGAACTAGTAATAAATTACTGGAATGAATCATGCACTAACATGTTATATGTGTTTGATAAAACTCTTATCTTAAAAGATGTCATTGAACCCATTGTTCCAAAAGCAATTCAAAGAGCTCTCAAGGAAAACCAAAAGGCTCTgtacaattttaaaaacagCCAAAACTTATACAAGAATGGAGTCTTCTTCGTACTATCACAAGTAGAAATGTATGAATCTCTCATACACAGCCTGTTTGCAAGAGCCGAGTCTCTAAAACATGAAGGTAAACTGTTGCTTCTAAAACATAACACAGTTGACAAATGTATAGGAAAACTGATTGAAAAACAAGAATTGATTACAAATATGACTGAGACTGGTAAAAAGCATGTTGAACGTTTGAGAGAGGATGGAACTGGTGTGAATTATTTAGGAGGTTTCGACAAACTCTTCAAAGATATAGATGATCGCTCTGAGAAAGTTACAAAACTACAGCTTGCATGGACTCAGCTCTCTGTGAGACTCCAATCGGCAACTAGACGCAGTAATGAAGTTTTATCCATAGAAATCAATAACTTTGTTGCGAGAAACAATTTCCAGTCTCTCCTCTCTGAAACTCTGAAAACATATGTAAACTTCAAAAAGGGTGAATTCTTCAATGACCAGAGAACAAAAGAGAAACCATGCACTGACATCATAAAATTGTGTTATGAATGTCTTAAACTGAGATGTAAAATTGTATTGGAGATGAGTCATCAGCCTTTTATGTTAAAACTCATGGATTTAAATACAGAGTTTACGAAAATTTCTGACATTATTACTAATGCAGCTGATAATAATGATAAACTGAATACAGATTTGACAACCTTAAGTAATGAATTAACTGATTGCATGTGGGCCACAATAAGTCTTCTTAGCAGTGAAGCTGATGACCTTGCAAATTTACCATATAGTGTAGTATCATTTCAGAAAAGGGACTTCAAAATTGGTGAATCGGTCTCCAGTCACTGCATCAAAGTGTTGAATAAGGTAGAAGAAgacgaaaaactaaaaaatttaattgaagaaAGTTTAAAATTACGGAAAAATCATTCACAATTAACAGAAAAATTGACCATGCAGAGAGAATTGttgaaaaaaacagattttgatTATAGCTTTTTAGCAAAATAA
- the LOC141429540 gene encoding uncharacterized protein, which yields MDYVQIRDIHVNLKMLNVDATCRTCTKNGDNLVDIFDPWKTENEDSAQLSDFSEVLKTFTGTQITKDDGLPTKLCEECVKALQFMFNFRQQVLNSYDELKRMIEEQTDVKNEHIEIDLKTEDQFDYDFCYDDFLLDDFPKQENEEKGFVCNECNKHYVNEKRFLKHLKTHEKPSFQCSICSKAYHRQSNLDRHLAKHSKCTICLSYFESEALLLKHMSEHVNGVEIKTEEEDELYKCSECDVVYTKHRSLAMHMKKHKFKGKIEGKKDYECDVCSKEFTLKSLLRRHMKLHSKERPFQCLKCNKSYSRQDQYNDHMNKHNGVRPYVCPHCSKAFTQLCSLKDHVRTHTGETPYLCSQCGRGFNNSSNLRQHMMRHTGLKPFACNLCPKRFSTKGQMTCHVGTHTGAHPYKCAQCGAAFTKPNSLKKHQLIHQGVKPFACDSCSMRFSCKDHLKRHYRIHTGEKPYRCQYCERAFTQSNDLAKHTRMHLGQNIYQCTKCDMRFRLLSELKQHYPTHYLTDGEPPLIPVSKDESAPVLVLKPPEPEKETEGTITITFSSNGLDKDGLHGNITIDITPQNT from the exons atggACTATGTTCAGATACGTGACATTCACGTAAACCTCAAGATGCTTAACGTAGATGCAACTTGTCGAACATGTACAAAGAATGGAGATAATTTGGTGGATATTTTTGACCCCTGGAAGACCGAAAATGAGGATTCTGCTCAACTCTCAGACTTCTCAGAGGTCTTGAAGACTTTCACGGGAACACAG attACTAAAGATGACGGATTACCTACAAAATTATGCGAAGAATGTGTCAAAGCTCTTCAATTCATGTTCAACTTTCGTCAACAAGTACTCAACTCCTACGACGAGTTGAAAAGAATGATCGAAGAGCAAACCGATGTGAAGAATGAACATATTGAAATAGATCTTAAGACAGAGGACCAATTCGACTATGATTTCTGCTACGATGATTTCTTACTTGATGATTTTCCTAAACAAGAGAATGAAGAAAAGGGCTTTGTTTGCAATGAATGTAACAAGCACTATGTTAATGAGAAACGTtttttaaaacacttaaaaacacaTGAGAAACCTAGCTTTCAGTGTTCTATATGTAGTAAAGCTTATCACAGGCAGTCTAATCTGGACCGTCACTTGGCTAAACACAGCAAATGTACAATATGCCTTAGTTATTTTGAATCAGAGGCTCTACTATTAAAACATATGAGCGAACATGTTAATGGTGTTGAAATAAAGACTGAGGAAGAAGATGAACTGTACAAATGCTCTGAATGCGATGTGGTTTATACAAAACATAGATCTTTAGCTATGCATATGAAGAAACATAAGTTCAAAGGGAAAATAGAAGGGAAAAAGGATTATGAATGTGATGTTTGTTCAAAGGAGTTTACGTTAAAAAGCTTATTGCGGAGGCATATGAAACTGCATAGCAAGGAACGCCCGTTCCAGTGCCTGAAATGTAACAAAAGTTATTCTAGACAAGACCAATACAATGATCATATGAATAAACATAATGGAGTCAGGCCTTACGTCTGCCCACATTGTAGTAAAG ccTTCACGCAGCTCTGCAGCCTCAAAGACCACGTGCGCACGCACACGGGCGAGACTCCGTACCTGTGTTCGCAGTGCGGCCGCGGCTTCAACAACAGTTCCAATCTGCGCCAGCACATGATGCGCCACACCGGGCTGAAGCCCTTCGCCTGTAACTTGTGCCCCAAACGGTTCTCCACTAAAG GGCAGATGACGTGTCACGTGGGCACGCACACGGGCGCTCACCCGTACAAGTGCGCGCAGTGCGGCGCCGCCTTCACCAAGCCCAACTCGCTCAAGAAGCACCAGCTCATACACCAAGGGGTCAAGCCCTTCGCCTGTGACAGCTGCAGCATGCG TTTCTCTTGCAAGGACCACTTGAAGCGCCACTATCGCATCCATACGGGCGAGAAGCCCTACCGCTGCCAGTACTGCGAGCGCGCGTTCACGCAGAGCAACGACCTCGCCAAACACACGCGCATGCATCTCGGACAGAACATATACCA gtgTACAAAATGCGACATGCGTTTCCGTCTTCTGAGCGAGTTGAAACAGCACTATCCTACGCACTACCTCACTGACGGAGAACCGCCTTTAATACCAGTGAGTAAGGACGAATCTGCGCCGGTCCTCGTTCTGAAACCGCCCGAGCCCGAGAAAGAGACGGAAGGCACTATTACCATCACTTTCAGCAGCAACGGGCTAGACAAGGACGGGCTACATGGGAATATTACGATTGATATCACACCGCAAAATACTTAA